The following proteins are co-located in the Granulicella pectinivorans genome:
- a CDS encoding NAD(P)/FAD-dependent oxidoreductase gives MLDCDVCVTGAGIIGLSIALELHRRGARVTVLERGTALREASQAAAGMLAAKDPENPVELTALSQLSIARYTEFLVEIERLGGRPVPFQTSLTLQALEGNAFLESTGFPEGFSSGKLRFQQLSEWSLDPRQLAPAIRAAVEATPIRLLEDTAVQTVGESKDGVAVQTNAGEIRADRIVHAMGAWSNAPVKPRKGQMLAVKMPHGVPIDFVVRTPEIYVVPRLHGPRAGQVVIGATVEDAGFSTTTDAASLASLRAMAAEFLPVLADEDACPVLDQWAGLRPFTPDYLPLMGWADGSRRKLIATGHYRNGMLLAPGTAKVVADLLEGKESVVDLSAFSPSRFLEEQSKID, from the coding sequence ATGCTCGATTGCGACGTTTGTGTTACCGGGGCCGGGATAATTGGTCTGTCGATTGCGTTGGAGCTCCATCGTCGTGGAGCTCGGGTAACGGTGCTGGAACGGGGAACGGCGCTTCGGGAGGCATCGCAGGCGGCCGCCGGAATGCTGGCCGCGAAAGATCCCGAAAACCCGGTGGAACTCACTGCACTGTCTCAACTGAGCATCGCCCGTTACACGGAGTTCCTGGTTGAGATCGAGAGGCTTGGAGGACGGCCCGTTCCCTTCCAGACCAGTTTGACGCTGCAGGCCCTGGAAGGCAACGCTTTTCTGGAATCCACAGGATTTCCAGAAGGTTTCTCCTCCGGCAAACTGCGCTTCCAGCAACTCTCCGAGTGGTCGCTTGACCCACGGCAGCTTGCGCCGGCGATTCGTGCCGCCGTCGAGGCAACGCCAATCCGTCTTCTGGAAGACACAGCCGTTCAGACCGTCGGCGAGTCCAAGGATGGAGTCGCCGTGCAAACCAACGCCGGCGAAATACGCGCGGACCGGATCGTCCACGCGATGGGCGCATGGAGCAACGCCCCGGTCAAGCCGCGCAAAGGACAGATGCTTGCGGTAAAGATGCCGCATGGCGTTCCGATCGACTTCGTGGTCAGGACACCGGAGATCTACGTCGTGCCACGCCTGCATGGACCACGCGCCGGACAGGTGGTCATCGGCGCAACGGTAGAGGACGCTGGGTTTTCCACGACAACCGATGCGGCAAGCCTCGCCTCCCTGCGTGCGATGGCGGCGGAGTTTCTGCCGGTGCTGGCGGATGAAGACGCCTGTCCCGTTCTCGACCAGTGGGCCGGGCTGCGCCCGTTTACGCCGGACTACCTGCCGCTGATGGGATGGGCGGACGGGAGCCGTAGGAAGCTGATCGCCACGGGCCACTACCGCAATGGGATGCTGCTGGCTCCGGGAACGGCAAAGGTCGTCGCCGACCTGCTGGAGGGAAAAGAATCCGTGGTCGACCTCAGCGCGTTTTCGCCGAGCCGGTTTCTGGAGGAGCAGTCCAAGATAGACTGA
- a CDS encoding APC family permease, whose product MSIQDRVFGKPLATSEERAEHIGVAAGIPIFGLDALTSAAYGPEAAMALLIPLGLLGTTYILPIISTILVLLVIVFFSYRQTIQAYPSGGGSYTVATENLGHGAGLLAAAALMIDYILTAAVGISAGVTALTSAVPGLQPHTLLLCLFILAILTVINLRGVKDTGTAFIIPTFLFIGTLLTLIVVGVYKTYAAGGHPLPVSPIPPALPQTVKYLGYWLMLKAFSSGCAAMTGVEAVSNGVMAFGEPRAKRAQQTLTIIIVILIVLLYGTAWLAKHYGIMAMNPDETGYQSLLSLLVTAVFGRGWFYYTTMGSVLLALALSANTAFADFPRLVRAIAIQDYLPHVFILRGRRLLFSHGVYALTTFTAIILILFKGVTDRLIPLYAIGAFLAFTLSQAGMVIHWKKQEGDHKGRGWHMFVNGIGAVATGITTCIVLASKFMSGAWVTALLIPILILLMLAVKRHYNRIKAEMAECAPINLDNLEQPLVVIPMARWDRITEKALRFGLLMSKEVKVVHIHAEGEGDPGLEHQWDDMIMAPLRAHHMQEPELVTITSSYRFILQPLMEYILELEEQNPGRKVAVLLPELVVRHWWENALHNQRVQLLKLLLLVRGNQRIVVVNIPWYL is encoded by the coding sequence ATGTCGATTCAGGATCGTGTTTTTGGAAAACCGTTAGCAACCAGTGAAGAACGTGCCGAGCACATCGGCGTCGCAGCAGGAATTCCGATCTTCGGTCTCGATGCCCTCACCTCCGCGGCCTACGGACCGGAGGCCGCGATGGCTCTGCTCATCCCGCTGGGCCTCCTCGGCACCACCTACATCCTGCCCATCATCTCGACCATTCTGGTCCTGCTTGTCATCGTCTTCTTCAGCTACCGCCAGACCATCCAGGCCTACCCCTCCGGTGGCGGTTCTTACACCGTCGCGACGGAAAACCTCGGCCACGGCGCCGGCCTCCTCGCCGCCGCCGCCTTGATGATCGACTACATCCTCACCGCCGCGGTCGGCATCTCCGCCGGCGTCACGGCCCTCACCTCGGCCGTCCCCGGTCTCCAGCCCCACACGCTTCTGCTCTGCCTCTTCATCCTCGCCATCCTCACGGTGATCAACCTGCGTGGCGTCAAGGATACGGGAACCGCCTTCATCATCCCGACCTTCCTCTTCATCGGAACCCTCCTCACCCTCATCGTCGTCGGCGTCTACAAGACTTACGCCGCCGGTGGACACCCGCTTCCCGTCTCGCCCATCCCCCCGGCTCTTCCCCAGACCGTCAAGTACCTCGGCTACTGGCTCATGCTCAAGGCCTTCAGCTCCGGATGCGCCGCCATGACCGGCGTCGAGGCCGTCTCGAACGGCGTCATGGCCTTCGGGGAGCCCCGCGCCAAGCGCGCGCAGCAAACCCTCACCATCATCATCGTCATCCTCATCGTGCTGCTCTACGGCACTGCCTGGCTGGCCAAGCACTACGGCATCATGGCGATGAACCCCGACGAGACCGGCTACCAGAGCCTCCTCTCCCTCCTCGTCACCGCCGTCTTCGGACGCGGCTGGTTCTACTACACCACCATGGGCTCGGTCCTCCTCGCCCTCGCGCTCTCCGCCAACACCGCCTTCGCCGACTTCCCCCGTCTCGTCCGCGCCATCGCCATCCAGGATTACCTCCCGCACGTCTTCATCCTGCGCGGCCGACGTCTCCTCTTCTCGCACGGCGTCTACGCCCTCACCACCTTCACCGCCATCATCCTCATCCTCTTCAAAGGCGTCACCGATCGCCTCATCCCGCTCTACGCCATCGGAGCCTTCCTCGCCTTCACTCTCTCGCAGGCCGGCATGGTCATCCACTGGAAGAAGCAGGAAGGCGACCACAAAGGCCGCGGCTGGCACATGTTCGTCAACGGCATTGGAGCCGTCGCCACCGGCATCACCACCTGCATCGTGCTGGCCTCGAAGTTCATGTCGGGAGCCTGGGTCACGGCTCTCCTCATTCCCATCCTCATCCTCCTCATGCTCGCGGTGAAGCGCCACTACAACCGCATTAAAGCGGAGATGGCCGAGTGCGCGCCCATCAACCTCGATAACCTCGAACAGCCCCTCGTCGTCATCCCCATGGCTCGTTGGGACCGCATCACCGAGAAGGCTCTCCGCTTCGGCCTGTTGATGTCGAAGGAGGTCAAGGTCGTTCACATCCACGCCGAGGGCGAGGGTGACCCAGGCCTTGAGCATCAGTGGGACGACATGATCATGGCTCCCCTCCGCGCCCATCACATGCAGGAGCCCGAACTGGTCACGATCACCTCCTCCTACCGCTTCATCCTGCAGCCGTTGATGGAATACATCCTGGAGTTGGAAGAGCAGAACCCCGGTCGCAAGGTAGCCGTCCTGCTGCCCGAACTGGTCGTCCGTCACTGGTGGGAGAACGCCCTCCACAACCAGCGCGTCCAGCTTCTAAAACTGCTCCTCCTGGTACGCGGCAACCAGCGCATCGTGGTCGTCAACATCCCCTGGTATCTCTAG
- a CDS encoding L-serine ammonia-lyase, with protein MNTSLFELFKIGIGPSSSHTVGPMRAALRFVRELDLSRVERVRVELFGSLALTGVGHATDRAVLLGLLGEAPDTIDPEAIEKKLAEIRATGLLALLGQRVVAFQEPEDLLFRRNQMYPDPGVPTHPNGMRFRALDAMGEVLREDIFYSVGGGFIVSAEEFATATNESGGRVVPYPFSSGATLLETAARHGLTIAELVMANEVALLETSGINRPASDGSGEDRVRGGILALWRVMMDCTARGIATEGILPGGLNVRRRAHRLAARLTGSPVPDPLAAIDWVTLWAMAVNEENAAGGRVVTAPTNGAAGVIPAIGHYLRFVAEADEDALVRYFLTAAAIGILYKENASISGAEVGCQGEVGVACSMAAGGLVAALGGTNEQVEHAAEIGMEHNLGMTCDPIGGLVQIPCIERNGMGAVKAINAARMAMHETEGHKLSLDQVIETMYQTGMDMQSRYKETSLAGLALNIIEC; from the coding sequence GTGAATACGAGTCTGTTTGAACTCTTCAAGATTGGCATCGGTCCCTCCAGCTCGCATACGGTTGGACCGATGCGGGCTGCGCTGCGGTTTGTGCGGGAACTGGATCTGTCACGCGTCGAACGGGTGCGCGTCGAGCTCTTCGGCTCGCTGGCGCTGACCGGTGTCGGCCACGCCACGGACCGTGCCGTGCTGCTTGGGCTGCTGGGCGAGGCACCCGATACGATCGATCCGGAAGCGATCGAGAAGAAGCTGGCAGAGATTCGCGCAACCGGCCTGCTGGCCCTGCTGGGACAGCGAGTGGTGGCGTTTCAGGAGCCCGAAGATCTCCTCTTCCGGCGGAACCAGATGTACCCGGACCCGGGAGTCCCGACCCATCCGAACGGGATGCGCTTTCGTGCGCTCGACGCAATGGGGGAAGTGCTGCGGGAGGACATCTTCTACTCCGTGGGTGGCGGATTCATCGTCTCGGCGGAGGAGTTTGCCACGGCGACCAATGAGTCCGGCGGACGAGTGGTGCCGTACCCGTTTTCGAGTGGCGCGACGCTGCTGGAGACGGCAGCCCGGCATGGGCTGACGATCGCTGAACTGGTGATGGCCAACGAGGTGGCGCTGCTGGAGACGTCCGGGATCAATCGTCCCGCATCCGACGGCTCGGGCGAAGACCGCGTGCGCGGTGGAATCCTCGCTCTGTGGCGCGTGATGATGGACTGCACGGCGCGCGGTATCGCGACCGAGGGGATTCTGCCGGGAGGCTTGAACGTGAGGCGGCGAGCGCATCGGCTGGCGGCGCGGCTGACCGGATCACCGGTTCCGGATCCGCTGGCCGCGATCGACTGGGTCACGCTCTGGGCGATGGCCGTGAATGAAGAGAACGCCGCCGGCGGGCGAGTCGTCACGGCACCCACGAACGGCGCGGCCGGGGTGATCCCGGCGATCGGGCACTATCTGCGCTTCGTCGCGGAGGCCGATGAGGACGCGCTGGTGAGGTACTTTCTCACCGCCGCCGCCATTGGGATCCTCTACAAGGAGAACGCCAGCATCTCCGGCGCGGAGGTCGGGTGCCAGGGCGAGGTCGGGGTAGCCTGCTCGATGGCGGCGGGCGGTCTCGTCGCCGCGCTGGGCGGTACGAACGAGCAGGTCGAGCACGCGGCCGAGATCGGCATGGAGCACAATCTGGGAATGACCTGCGACCCCATCGGCGGCCTCGTGCAGATCCCGTGCATCGAGCGCAACGGCATGGGCGCCGTCAAAGCCATCAACGCCGCCAGAATGGCGATGCACGAGACCGAAGGTCACAAGCTGTCGCTCGACCAGGTGATCGAGACGATGTACCAGACCGGGATGGATATGCAGTCGCGCTACAAAGAAACGAGTCTGGCTGGGTTGGCTTTGAATATTATTGAGTGCTGA
- a CDS encoding YifB family Mg chelatase-like AAA ATPase, with protein MPLFKVRSAAVYGIDAHLIEVEVDFAQVKLEDAQFHTVGLPDAAVRESRDRVRSAIKNSGFDLPPTRITINLAPADLKKEGSGFDLPIAIAILGAYGALHNKELSDFLLVGELGLDGTLRAVQGMLPIAVAARTAGIRNLIVPASNAREAAVVQGVDVYPVKNLIEVRELLNALSFGSLAVQPLKVEPTDLLHGAQHFPADFKDVRGQHVAKRALEVAAAGGHNILMIGPPGSGKTMLAKRLPSILAPLRFEEALETTKIHSVAGVLNAEEGLVAHRPFRSPHHTISDAGLIGGGAVPRPGEVSLAHNGLLFLDELPEFPRNVLEVLRQPLEDGIVTIARASMSLAFPARFMLAAAMNPCPCGYFNDKSRECMCTPPMIQRYVSKVSGPLLDRIDIHIEVPAVQYKELRGGAAAEGSAEIRDRVLAARERQHNRFGETATRTKGSSKAASQPVFANAQMTTQQIRLFCELSTDAERLLERAMQQQGLSARAHDRILKVSRTIADLEGAQDVAVKHIAEAIQYRTLDRSYWS; from the coding sequence ATGCCTCTCTTTAAAGTTCGCAGCGCCGCCGTGTACGGCATCGACGCCCATCTCATCGAGGTTGAAGTCGACTTCGCCCAGGTCAAGCTGGAGGACGCCCAGTTCCACACGGTCGGTCTTCCCGATGCCGCCGTCCGGGAGAGCCGCGACCGCGTCCGTTCAGCCATCAAGAACTCGGGATTCGATCTTCCGCCGACCCGCATCACCATCAACCTGGCACCCGCCGACCTGAAGAAGGAGGGAAGCGGCTTCGACCTGCCCATCGCCATCGCCATTCTTGGAGCGTATGGTGCGCTGCACAACAAGGAGCTTTCGGACTTCCTGCTGGTTGGCGAGCTGGGTCTGGACGGCACGCTGCGAGCCGTGCAGGGGATGTTGCCGATCGCCGTCGCCGCGCGCACCGCCGGGATCCGCAACCTCATCGTGCCGGCCTCGAACGCGCGCGAGGCCGCTGTGGTGCAGGGAGTGGATGTCTACCCGGTCAAAAATCTCATCGAGGTGCGTGAGTTGCTGAATGCGCTTTCATTTGGCTCGCTCGCGGTGCAGCCCCTGAAGGTTGAGCCCACCGATCTGCTCCACGGGGCGCAGCACTTTCCCGCGGACTTCAAGGACGTCCGGGGACAGCATGTCGCCAAGCGCGCGCTGGAGGTGGCCGCAGCCGGTGGACACAACATCCTGATGATCGGACCGCCCGGCTCCGGCAAGACGATGCTGGCCAAGCGTCTGCCGTCCATTCTGGCACCGCTGCGCTTTGAAGAGGCTCTGGAGACGACCAAGATCCACTCCGTTGCCGGGGTGCTGAACGCCGAAGAGGGCCTGGTGGCGCACCGGCCCTTCCGTTCTCCGCACCACACGATCTCGGACGCCGGCCTGATCGGCGGTGGGGCTGTGCCACGCCCCGGCGAGGTTTCGCTCGCCCACAACGGCCTGCTCTTTCTCGATGAGCTTCCGGAGTTTCCGCGCAACGTGCTTGAAGTGCTTCGGCAGCCGCTTGAAGACGGCATCGTCACCATCGCCCGGGCCTCCATGTCGCTCGCGTTTCCGGCGCGCTTCATGCTGGCCGCCGCCATGAATCCATGCCCCTGCGGCTACTTCAACGACAAGTCGCGGGAGTGTATGTGTACGCCACCCATGATTCAGCGCTATGTCTCGAAGGTCTCCGGGCCGCTGCTGGACCGGATCGACATTCACATCGAGGTGCCGGCGGTGCAGTATAAGGAGCTGCGCGGAGGAGCGGCGGCCGAGGGCTCAGCCGAGATCCGCGACCGGGTGCTCGCTGCCCGCGAGCGTCAGCATAACCGATTCGGCGAGACCGCTACCCGCACCAAAGGTTCCTCGAAGGCCGCCTCGCAGCCGGTCTTCGCCAACGCCCAGATGACCACCCAGCAGATTCGGCTCTTCTGCGAGCTTTCTACGGATGCCGAGCGACTGCTGGAGCGCGCGATGCAGCAGCAGGGGCTCAGCGCCCGAGCCCACGACCGTATCCTGAAGGTGTCCCGCACGATCGCGGACCTCGAAGGCGCGCAGGACGTCGCGGTGAAGCACATTGCGGAGGCGATTCAGTACCGGACGTTGGACCGAAGCTATTGGTCGTGA
- a CDS encoding HEAT repeat domain-containing protein, translated as MRLSLLSLRPLSRPALRVLVVALPLMTMPAMAWAQATPAASQDASDQPAPANFDPLHATKAELSTEAWSMLKIAVEDKHADTRIQALAALGTMSDQRSTAMIANAMDDADLDVRTAAVLAAGQSKTTALRGKMHSMLNDKEPQVAFAAATTLWKLNDRTGEDILMAVANGDRKANASMVNGAEHTINKDFHNPATLAKMGALQGASILLGPFGFGITAYEAMKKNGGSSARVTAIEQLSEERTAPVRAAMLDALNDKDPSVRAAAAKVLGTYHEGDVSSALSKLMIDPKAPVRYTASAAYLRSVGASGTPASPKGSRAPAAK; from the coding sequence ATGCGACTCTCGCTGCTCTCCCTTCGTCCCCTGTCCAGGCCCGCGCTGCGCGTTCTGGTCGTTGCCCTGCCCCTGATGACGATGCCGGCCATGGCATGGGCGCAGGCCACTCCCGCAGCCTCGCAGGATGCATCGGATCAGCCTGCTCCGGCCAACTTCGACCCGCTCCACGCCACCAAGGCCGAGTTGAGCACCGAAGCATGGTCGATGCTGAAGATCGCCGTGGAGGATAAGCACGCAGACACGCGCATCCAGGCGCTGGCGGCGCTTGGCACCATGAGCGACCAGAGATCGACCGCGATGATCGCCAATGCGATGGATGACGCAGACCTCGACGTGCGGACTGCGGCGGTGCTGGCGGCGGGCCAGTCGAAAACGACCGCTCTGCGCGGCAAGATGCACTCCATGCTGAACGACAAGGAGCCGCAGGTGGCGTTTGCCGCCGCGACCACCCTCTGGAAGTTGAACGATCGCACCGGCGAGGACATTCTGATGGCGGTGGCGAACGGTGACCGCAAGGCGAATGCCTCCATGGTCAACGGCGCGGAACACACGATCAACAAGGATTTCCACAACCCGGCGACGCTGGCCAAGATGGGTGCTCTGCAAGGTGCGTCGATCCTGCTTGGGCCGTTCGGCTTCGGCATCACCGCCTATGAAGCGATGAAGAAGAACGGCGGCAGCTCGGCCCGCGTCACGGCGATTGAGCAGTTGAGCGAGGAACGGACCGCTCCGGTGCGAGCCGCGATGCTCGATGCCCTGAACGACAAGGATCCGAGCGTGCGCGCCGCAGCGGCCAAGGTGCTCGGAACCTATCACGAAGGCGATGTCTCCTCGGCGCTGTCGAAGCTGATGATCGACCCCAAGGCCCCGGTGCGGTACACGGCGTCGGCAGCCTACCTGCGCTCGGTCGGCGCGAGCGGAACCCCGGCGAGCCCAAAAGGCTCGAGAGCTCCGGCCGCAAAGTAG
- a CDS encoding cysteine desulfurase family protein, translating into MARMYMDANATTPLLPEVVAAMNPYWMEQFGNASSIHQAGQGARAAVEQARESVARLLGCTPAELIFTSGGTESDNLAIFGVLQPFVDAGEKVHMITSAIEHNAILNTAEALRKRGVEVTLIPPTLGGLIDPEAVRAAMQPHTKLVTIMLANNETGVVQPIAELAAVAHAGGALFHTDAIQAAGKVTIDLKKLQDIDLLSLSGHKMYAPKGTGILYLRKKTALAPMLFGGQHERGRRPGTENVPGIVGLGKAADLAWEWMAEGGPAELGALRDRLEQGVIARVGSGVGVNGAGSPRAANTTNMFFEGVEAEALVIALDLKGVAISGGSACMSGATKPSHVLLSMGMGEVRARGSVRISLSRLNTPEEIDLAIGLIADAVVRLRSMPAA; encoded by the coding sequence ATGGCAAGAATGTACATGGATGCGAATGCGACGACTCCCCTGCTTCCCGAGGTGGTCGCGGCGATGAACCCCTACTGGATGGAACAGTTCGGCAATGCGAGCTCGATTCACCAGGCGGGTCAGGGTGCGCGCGCTGCGGTCGAGCAGGCGCGGGAGTCGGTGGCACGGCTGCTGGGATGCACGCCGGCAGAGCTGATCTTTACCTCGGGCGGTACGGAGAGCGATAACCTGGCGATCTTCGGGGTGTTGCAGCCGTTTGTCGACGCGGGCGAGAAGGTCCACATGATCACATCGGCCATCGAACACAACGCGATCTTGAACACCGCGGAGGCGCTGCGGAAGCGCGGGGTGGAGGTCACGCTGATTCCTCCCACGCTGGGGGGGCTGATCGATCCCGAGGCCGTACGCGCAGCGATGCAGCCGCATACGAAGCTGGTGACCATCATGCTGGCGAACAACGAGACGGGTGTCGTGCAGCCGATCGCGGAGCTCGCGGCGGTGGCGCATGCGGGTGGCGCGCTGTTCCATACCGATGCGATTCAGGCGGCGGGCAAGGTGACGATCGATCTGAAGAAGCTGCAGGATATTGATTTATTGAGTCTTTCGGGACACAAGATGTACGCGCCGAAGGGGACCGGGATCCTGTATCTGCGCAAGAAGACGGCGCTGGCTCCGATGCTCTTTGGCGGGCAGCATGAGCGCGGACGGAGGCCTGGAACGGAGAACGTTCCGGGGATCGTCGGTCTGGGCAAGGCCGCGGATCTGGCGTGGGAGTGGATGGCGGAAGGCGGGCCCGCGGAGCTTGGTGCGTTGCGGGACCGGCTGGAGCAGGGCGTCATCGCCCGTGTGGGCTCAGGCGTGGGCGTGAACGGTGCGGGAAGCCCGCGCGCTGCGAATACGACCAACATGTTCTTCGAGGGCGTGGAGGCGGAGGCGCTGGTCATCGCGTTGGATCTAAAGGGAGTTGCGATCAGCGGTGGATCCGCCTGCATGTCCGGCGCGACCAAGCCGTCGCATGTGCTGCTCTCGATGGGGATGGGCGAGGTGCGGGCTCGAGGGAGCGTACGGATCTCGCTTTCTCGGCTGAACACCCCCGAGGAGATCGACCTGGCAATCGGGTTGATTGCGGATGCTGTGGTCCGTCTACGGTCGATGCCCGCCGCCTAG
- a CDS encoding acetyl-CoA C-acetyltransferase — MRDVVIVSAARTPVGKFLGSLAGLSAVELGAIAVREAVRRAGIDPASVEECVMGCVLSAGLGQNPARQSALRAGLADTVSALTINMVCGSGLKAVALAAQAIQTGAAEVVVAGGMESMSNAPYLLPGARKGFRMGDAAAVDSMVRDGLWCACDDQHMGMTGELVAEKHGITREQQDAYALASHRKAAAAWAEGRFDAEVVPVEIAGKKGATLFTRDESIREDTTLEALAALRPAFKKDGTVTAGNAPGVNDAAAALVVMSAERASTLGLKVLVRIKAQATSGVAPKWVMLAPVTGVQKVLAKAGWSREEVDLYELNEAFSVQALGVMKELGLDPAKVNVNGGAVAIGHPIGASGARVLVTLVHEMVRRGAKKGVAALCLGGGNSVALAVERM, encoded by the coding sequence ATGCGTGATGTCGTGATCGTCTCCGCCGCGCGTACGCCGGTGGGCAAGTTTTTAGGCAGTCTTGCGGGTCTCTCGGCGGTGGAGCTTGGCGCGATCGCCGTTCGAGAGGCGGTTCGTCGCGCCGGGATCGATCCTGCGAGTGTCGAGGAATGCGTGATGGGATGCGTTCTTTCGGCTGGCCTGGGGCAGAATCCCGCTCGTCAGTCCGCCCTGCGGGCCGGGCTTGCGGATACCGTCTCCGCGCTGACGATCAACATGGTGTGCGGCAGCGGCTTGAAGGCTGTTGCACTGGCTGCGCAGGCCATCCAAACCGGAGCTGCGGAGGTTGTCGTCGCCGGGGGGATGGAGTCGATGTCGAATGCGCCGTATCTGCTGCCGGGTGCGCGGAAGGGCTTTCGCATGGGCGATGCGGCGGCGGTGGACTCGATGGTGCGGGATGGGTTGTGGTGTGCGTGTGATGACCAGCATATGGGCATGACCGGGGAGCTCGTCGCGGAGAAGCATGGCATTACACGCGAGCAGCAGGATGCGTATGCGCTGGCTTCGCATCGCAAGGCGGCTGCGGCGTGGGCGGAGGGGCGGTTCGATGCCGAGGTGGTGCCGGTGGAGATTGCGGGGAAGAAGGGGGCGACCCTGTTTACTCGCGATGAAAGTATCCGGGAGGATACGACGCTGGAAGCGCTCGCGGCTCTTCGACCTGCTTTCAAGAAGGACGGGACGGTGACGGCGGGGAACGCTCCGGGGGTGAACGACGCCGCGGCGGCGTTGGTGGTCATGTCTGCGGAGAGGGCCTCGACGCTGGGGTTGAAGGTGCTGGTAAGGATCAAGGCGCAGGCCACCAGCGGAGTGGCGCCAAAGTGGGTGATGCTCGCACCGGTGACCGGCGTGCAGAAGGTTCTGGCGAAGGCGGGGTGGAGCAGGGAAGAGGTAGATCTCTACGAACTCAACGAGGCCTTCAGCGTGCAGGCTCTGGGGGTGATGAAGGAGCTCGGACTCGACCCTGCGAAGGTGAATGTCAATGGAGGCGCGGTGGCCATCGGGCATCCGATTGGGGCGAGCGGAGCGAGGGTACTCGTGACGCTGGTGCATGAGATGGTGCGGCGGGGGGCGAAGAAGGGGGTGGCGGCGCTTTGTCTGGGTGGGGGGAATTCGGTGGCTCTGGCGGTGGAGAGGATGTGA
- a CDS encoding citrate synthase: MSTAVASKGLEGIVATTSSICWIDGDAGVLSYRGIDIHELATKSTFEETTYLLWNGKLPTADELAAFSKELAEAREIDPAIIDFLKRVPSAATPMEVLRTAVSLLSMYEADEKSTAHDANVKKAFHLTAQIPMIVALFDRIRKGKEIVEADKSLSHAGNFLWMLNGEKPSETATKALDVALILHADHELNASTFAARVIAATLADMHSAITGAIGALKGPLHGGANEATMHLLYAIDAAGADPVEYVKQMFAEKKKISGFGHRVYHTEDPRATHLRKMSQELGTAAGNTKWFDLSQKIEAFVKGEKKLNANVDFYSASTYTTLGIDIDLFTPIFAVSRIAGWAAHVIEQHDDNRLIRPRAEYTGPAYPAPYIPVASR; the protein is encoded by the coding sequence ATGTCTACAGCGGTTGCGTCAAAAGGTCTCGAAGGCATCGTCGCCACAACCTCCTCCATCTGCTGGATTGACGGGGATGCAGGCGTTCTTTCGTATCGCGGAATCGATATTCACGAGCTGGCGACCAAGTCGACCTTCGAGGAGACGACCTACCTGCTCTGGAATGGCAAGCTGCCCACGGCGGACGAGCTCGCGGCCTTCTCGAAAGAGCTCGCCGAGGCCCGTGAGATCGACCCGGCCATCATTGATTTCCTGAAGCGTGTGCCGTCCGCGGCCACTCCCATGGAGGTGCTGCGTACGGCGGTCTCGCTGCTGAGCATGTACGAAGCCGACGAGAAGTCCACGGCGCACGACGCCAACGTCAAAAAAGCCTTCCACCTCACCGCACAGATTCCGATGATCGTCGCCCTGTTCGACCGGATTCGCAAGGGCAAGGAGATCGTCGAGGCCGACAAGAGCCTCTCCCACGCTGGAAACTTCCTCTGGATGCTGAACGGCGAAAAGCCCTCCGAGACCGCCACCAAGGCACTCGATGTGGCGCTCATTCTGCATGCCGACCACGAACTGAACGCCAGCACCTTTGCCGCGCGCGTCATCGCCGCGACGCTGGCCGACATGCACTCCGCCATTACGGGCGCCATCGGAGCCCTGAAGGGGCCTCTGCATGGCGGTGCCAATGAGGCCACGATGCACCTTCTGTACGCGATCGACGCGGCAGGAGCCGACCCGGTCGAGTACGTGAAGCAGATGTTTGCCGAAAAGAAGAAGATCTCTGGCTTCGGACACCGCGTCTATCACACCGAAGACCCCCGCGCGACCCACCTCCGCAAGATGTCGCAGGAACTCGGCACCGCCGCCGGAAATACGAAATGGTTTGATCTGTCGCAGAAGATCGAGGCGTTTGTGAAGGGCGAGAAGAAGCTGAACGCCAACGTCGACTTCTACTCCGCCAGCACGTACACGACGCTGGGCATCGACATCGACCTGTTTACGCCGATCTTCGCCGTCAGCCGCATCGCAGGCTGGGCTGCGCATGTGATCGAGCAGCATGATGACAACCGCTTGATCCGTCCGCGCGCCGAATACACCGGCCCCGCCTACCCGGCGCCCTACATTCCGGTCGCGAGCCGGTAG